In Ornithodoros turicata isolate Travis chromosome 1, ASM3712646v1, whole genome shotgun sequence, the DNA window caaacagttcttcgagtctgtattatcttttaaaaaataacgaaagcacacataaaaaaaatcaaatcggctaggtagcctaccagacgttgtgccttaaagttggctgcacgcaatgcgcggaagcttgctgtgaagccaacttgcggttttgctggatgcacatgaagtccgattccaattggaaatcgcgctaaggacgtaccaaacgtggaattttcgcaagattaatcccaatacctggaattcagttcattttagcgggaatgctggcgcttgttcttcattattcgaaattttcgaatattcgaatttctcgattatcaaattttcgaatacgaatagggttcgaatatcaacaatattcgaacaatattcgaaatttcgaatattcgcacacctctagtgaatactgacactcaacgatatataacaaaaaacaaacaaatttcattctcatgaactctcctctaccgagcggctttctcctgctctacctggatgctgacttttcccccccctcacctacattctgagtaaaagcagtgacagaagaaaagaaccgcgaaaaattacacgcatttgtgtcacaggacagggatacacaaatttccttaagtgagcagggaaaaggcttaagtcgtaccgctcaggaataatcggtgaatcaccgcttatcgctacgcggccagcgcttgaacagcgctacgaacgtgacagatacatactaacaaacaaacaaacaacagcaggaccggcgtcgggcactcataaaataccctgcccaaaacaaagacttcgccaggttcgcgaggcaattccattaaaaacgctcgtcctttcctacagatagcaatgcaaacgcgactgcccttattttttaaagggaccgaaaagtgaatataaacctatcgaaactttatgttcagtgaaaagcttgaaccttctaaagttcaaatgtcaaagaactccgctgaaatcgctgtagttttttttaaatcgaattttcgatgattgcATGTCTAGgtacctagtaggaaaccggcaGTCTCTCAACAATGGCATCacaccgcgccatctgtcgaggacgcatgtaatacgcgcgcttccacTCGCTAATCCGGTGAAAACGAAAGTGGCTGTGAGCGTCTgcaaccactttctacgtcgaaaaTGTCGAGTCTCCCGAACCTGAGTGCGCTAGAACTCCGCATTCTAGAACTGTCGCGCGCACAGAAGTTCTGTTCGTACGATAGCATGCCGGAAAGTGTGTgcgtcgcagcagaagattcatcGTCCTCAGATATACCGGAGTCACCGCCGTCCTCACCAGGATCTGATCGTGCCGGGAACGCGGGCTGGTTAGTGAAATTTATATGTattagggagaagcacttgtttaaggtgaaacaagcgctgttttttcgttgtGCAGGTGTTCTTGCGGGAAGTGCAAACCGATGGATACCGCGGATGAGTGTTTGTGCTGCCGGGAGGTAGAGAACGTCTGTAAAAAGCAGACGGTCAACTGCATTACAGACAACAAATATTTCGAGATACTCTGCCTCGACACCGAAGTTCTGCGAGTGTCTTTTACGTACATCCGAGATACTGAAGAGTATGGCAACATACGTGACATCGCCGTGAACAAGTGAGtgtttacgcgctacttgaacggcaaactgaatggaaaaaccttatttctgcaggaaaaaCCGTTATATCGCCTATCGGCAATTCACAAGGTGGATATGGGGTGGTCTGGGAAAGCACCATAGGAAGATTCTTCCTGCCTGCGTGGTGCATGCCATTAGGGATGCTTTTCCATCAGATGTGTATAAGGGCTTTGAACCTGCACACTTGTAAAAATGTATATTGATGCctgcaaattttcatttctagcTTGCTGCGAATTTTTTCATTGCTTTTTCCTTTCAGATAGTCACACAATATTGTAATTATTATGTTTGTGCATGGATGCCTGGGGGCATATCTATTTGTACATTAGTgtactcatgtcttgtatatatggaGAGTAAATAACATAATTTTTATCATTGTACTTCGCCTGAACTGTGTTTATAATTTTTTATACACTAGAGATTGACCAGGTTTGCAAATGCTAATTAACGGTTGAAAACACTTAACTTGATTTCACTAAAAGGAGCACTTGTAACTGATCCATTATCATATGACCAACTCACATTTGTAAAGAAAGTCCTTAGTGCTGACTTAAATGGTATAGCACCTCTTCATCTCAGTTCacagttaaccatgcagcatcgGTGTGGGCaagagtactccaaaatggctacatAATTTATTATGCAGTAACAGGCACACACTACCTTTGCAATGCTATTTTTTAAGATGAAATACACTGACACTTTTCTGCACACAGTATTCGATTCGCCACCATTCGACAACAAAACTACTGTGAACAGTCTCTGTGAATGAGAATGACTGTACCCACGCATTCTTTTTTTCATAGGTTCTCGGTGACTGTGACCGAGATACTTTTGTAAAGAAATTTTGACAGTCCTCCAAatagaaactggcttcagtgtacgcaACAGACTTCTCGGAAcaattaattgaaatataataaaacagccgGAACAACATTTTTTCACaactctgtatttttcttttttaatgtccAGCAATTTAGGAGACAGAATAGGACTTTCTGTTCTCTGATGTTTTCATGTACTTCATAGAGCtgtaaaacctgaaaaaaaaatagataagatacagaatggaagtataaacagttttgcctTTCACTTTTGACCTTCACAAGAAAGTTACATTTTACCATATATGTGCTTTTGTATCCTCCTGTTGATGAAAAGGGTACAGGAATAATAATGGAGCACGTAGATGAAGCTGAGAACTGTTCTTCGAGAGTGTGCTAATtgtgaaaaaagaaatatacgATGAAAGTTGTACAGAAACAGCAAATGTCTGCTGACAAAAGTTTTAGAAATCTGGATGTTACTACCTCATGTAGTTTccgtccaaaagtaggactactcGACATTCTTCAGTCGCAGCACGGTGCAGAGGTGGAAGTTGTGGCTAGAAAAAGATTTGGCATGTTCACAAGGTCATTAGtgcacaccaacatacatgacaaCATAGACCacatgatggctgcaaactcacaaTTATTCAACAGCACAAGAAACGGAAAGCATGAGTAAAAAAAGATAGCGTCCATGCAGCACGTGTAGAACCACATAATCTCAGGGAAGAGAATTTGTGGCCGCTTGCACATTCGGACACAACAGTGAGAAGTGTGTCCCGAactgatgtggtaaccttgcatgacCCACTGCAACTGCAACGtgctttgaacaattccagtagtggggcttcaaagacaatgaatttTCGCTGTTCCACTGGACATTCAGGTGTAGTGGtgtctctagaaaattaattggCCATCTTTAATCCTAAGTTTGCTTCAACAGAAAGTGTTCCTGTACCCTTCAAGGAAGCTATCCTCAGATGGGCAGTAGCTCTCATCAGTTTCTTCTCCCACTGTTGATGTCATActgatgttctgcacctgtccaaagactccaaaaatgtTACAAAGTCCGCAACACGTAACAAAGCTAGTGGTTCCACCTGTGGACTTGGCAGAATCTGCGAAGTGGGGGTCGATGTAATTATTGGCCCACGTGATGTCCTTTCAGGTGTCTTTGTGTCCGTGTAAGGATTGCAAAAATATTATCAATTGTATACAGACTCACCCCTATCCTACCTCTTGAGCAATCACACAGCTGTAACTGGTAGAAGCAAGAGGGGGAGACGAAGCCACTGGTAGGAATGCTGTCACTCCTGGCAAATCCGGATCATCATTTTTAGCATACCAGCttccagctatttctgtcatgttaacttgagtgcctggatcacacacacacacaaagaaaaagagtCATAAGAAATGCGGATCACATTGAGCACTAATCTTGTATACACTTCTTACATGCAGACTTCATAGTGGTTGGAGAGACAGTGCTGCAGTATGCATGGTCGAACTCGACTACAGTTGTTTCCTGCAAAGTAGGAAAGTTCAAGTTTACTGAGTATATTTGGTTTTGAATTCTTGCAGTGCAGATCTGGACAAGACTTTTTTACTGCGTACTTCACAAACAGTGTCCGTCGACGTGGACAATGTGCTGGCAGCATCAGTAGTGTCATCCGATACGGTGACTTCCTTGCACAAGTTCATGAAATCATTGCAGTCGACCTGAAACAGTTTTAAAACTATTTCAAAACAGAAATTTTCAAAAGATGACCAAATGATGAGATCTCTACATACTACGAAGCAGCccggcgccacttcaacaccggaatgtccctaaaattaaatttgttcatGTTCACAATGCCCAGTAGGTAGGATAACACAAGTTAAATGgtatacgtcatcgctatattataatttatacatgtgtgacacctgtacatacctgagacgttgtgttgaacccGTCTCCAATGCGAAGCAGAATAACAGGTGAcggaacggcagtttgcttcagaCGTTTTCGCACTTCGCCAActgcggcatcttcgtagtcatcggcagaaAAATGGGATGAGCatacacgacacgactgctgtatctcatagccgagtgcttcgaaccactttcgttttcgcgcattgtcctgtggaatcttgtggtagaaaacgcccgtcgtcgaagatgaacgattTCCGCATCCCCGAACGCCACAACGTACACCAGGGATTCGTAAATACGTGACACAACAGTGACAGACAAGTGATTTGATTACTTTCACAGACTTCCACTTTATGCTTCGCGCTGCCGGTATGACCACCCACGGCGTAGATAACACAGACCAGCACCAGACGGTCTTGCAAACGGCACGGCGCGTCGAAGCTGAATGTTTTATTAGTATAGAAACTATGTTCTTCAAATGCCTggaagtgaacgtcatttttaaAGTGACGTTTAGTTATAAC includes these proteins:
- the LOC135367875 gene encoding P2X purinoceptor 7-like is translated as MSSLPNLSALELRILELSRAQKFCSYDSMPESVCVAAEDSSSSDIPESPPSSPGSDRAGNAGWCSCGKCKPMDTADECLCCREVENVCKKQTVNCITDNKYFEILCLDTEVLRVSFTYIRDTEEYGNIRDIAVNKKNRYIAYRQFTRWIWGGLGKHHRKILPACVVHAIRDAFPSDVYKGFEPAHL